In Leptolyngbya sp. O-77, the genomic window CGTTGAAAAACAGCGGCGCTGGGCGCAGTTGCTATACTGAGAGCATTTATCAGCCCCCAGCTTTCTAGAAGTCTTTAAATTTTATTTATGCCGCTCAGGAATCTCCGCTGGAGTAGATTGTGCCTGCTTCGCTCAGCCCCTGACCAAAGTTAAGCCATAAACTCCAATTCTCTAAGCTCCCTAATTTTTAGGTTTTAACTTCTATGTCATCTGTTAGCCGCCTTTCGATTTTTGTTGATGGGAACAATATGTTCTATGCTCAACAAAAAAATGGCTGGTTCTTCGACCCGCGCCGAGTCCTGGATTATTTCACAAGTGATCCCGACGTAGAGTTAATCAACGCTTTCTGGTACACCGGGCTGAAAGATCCGCAGGATCAGCGCGGGTTTCGAGATGCGCTGATTAGCCTGGGATACACCGTGCGAACTAAAATTCTGAAAGAGTATTACGACGACAACTCCGGGCGCTATTCCCAGAAAGCAAACCTAGATGTGGAAATCGTAATCGATATGTTCAATACGGTCGATCAATATGACCGGGTGATCCTCTTTAGCGGCGATGGCGACTTTGAGCGGGCGATTGAACTGCTCCGCTCCAAAAGCACCCATATTACAGTCGTGTCTACTGAGGGCATGATTGCCCGCGAACTGCGAAATGTAACGGATAAGTACATTGACCTCAACGATATCCGCGACCAGATCGAAAAAGTGGATGGCTGAACAAAGTGGAGCATTGCACCAGGTAAAGCTTTCTCTGGTGCTGGGTTCTGGGCGATCGCAGACTTGACAGAACCCCCAGATCAAGTCCCTCCGGCAGGGATTTTGAACAGCCTTCTTGAACAGACCGCTTAAACAAACCCCTTCGATAGCATGTGAGGCGTGGCGCAATGGATCGATCTAAAGTGGTAGCGGTGATTACAGGGGCGATCGCCATTTTGCTGAGCATTGCCTACCTGCTGATCGTGCAACTGCTCGACTGGCGAGGCGAGATGATTCCTGCACCCGTCGATCTCTCAGCCCTACCGTTCGCAAACAGCAGCTGGGTGGAACGGATTCTCTCCTGCACGGTTTGGTTGGGCGGACGGCTCCTATGACGGCTCAGCCTGCGAATTTTTCTGTGGAAAGCGTGTCTGCTGCAAGCCTGCCCAAGCCAGTACCCCTTCGACCGACCGTGAATCTGACAGTGTTGGGGGCTGGAGCTTGGGGCGGCACTCTGGCCACGCTGGCAGAGCGTAATGGGCATCGGGTGCGGCGCTGGTCGCGGCGGTTTCATGCGCCCATCGAAGACAGCCTAATCGGGGCTGAAATTTTGGTGTCTGCGATGTCGATTAAGGGCGTGGTGGAATTGGCACCGCGTTTGGGACAAATCGGAATAGACCCGGCGACTATCCTAGTCAGCGCCACCAAAGGGCTTGATCCAGAAACCGGGCGCACGCCCACCCAACTCTGGCGGGATGCGCTGCCGCAGCAGGCGATCGCCGTCCTCTCGGGCCCCAACCTGGCCAAGGAAATCATGCAAGACCTCCCGGCGGCAACGGTAGTGTCTAGCAGTGATGCGGCAGCGGCGCAGTTTGTGCAGCGGGTGTTTGCCTCCGAGCGCTTCCGGGTCTACACCAATACCGATCCGCTGGGCACTGAACTGGGCGGCACGCTAAAAAACGTGATTGCGATCGCCGTGGGCGTGTGCGACGGGCTGAAACTGGGAACCAATGCCAAATCTGCCCTGATTACCCGCGCCCTAGCAGAAATCATCCGCGTCGGCACCTATCTGGGCGGCGAAACCGATACGTTCTTTGGTCTGTCGGGGTTGGGCGACCTGCTGGCCACCTGCAATAGCCCCCTCAGCCGCAACTACCAGGTCGGCTATCAGCTTGCCCAGGGGTTTTCTCTGTCGCGGGTGCTGGCAGACCTAGAGGGGACGGCCGAGGGTGTGAATACAGCAAACGTCCTTTTTGACCTAGCGCAGCGGGAGCAAATCCCCATGCCGATTGCCCACCAAGTCTATCTGCTGTTAAATGAGCAAATCACGCCGCAGCAGGCAGTGGAGGCGCTCATGGAGCGGGATTTGAAGTCGGAGGACTAGAAAAGACAGGGAGTTTGACCCATGCCAACGTCAGTTGTTCGTCAGCTTGTGGTGCAGCCCATTTCGGCGGAGGCATTTCGGCCGTTTGGACAGGTGATTTTTGCCAGTCCTGATGGGGCCCGATTCGGGCCCGAGGATGCTCAGCTTTGTTTGGATCGGGGCATTCCCCGGTTTTATATTATGCGGCTGCACCAGCGCGGACGGCAGTTTTCCCGCATTACTCGCCATCGGCAGTGTACCCAATGTCTGGGGGCGCTGGAGGGCAAGGATTGGTTCATTGCGGTTGCGCCGCCGTCGGAATTGGATCAGCCGGAACTGGAGGCGATCGCCGCTTTCCACATTCCTGGCACCTGCTTTATCAAGCTGAACCTAGGCACCTGGCACGCGGGCCCCTACTTCGACCAGGACACGGTGGATTTCTATAACCTGGAACTCAGCGATACCAACCTCACCGACCACCAGACCCACGACTTTCGCCAGAGCCACGGCATTCAGTTTGAACTGGTGGGCTAATTTCTCGATTTTGGATTTGCGATTTT contains:
- a CDS encoding NYN domain-containing protein, encoding MSSVSRLSIFVDGNNMFYAQQKNGWFFDPRRVLDYFTSDPDVELINAFWYTGLKDPQDQRGFRDALISLGYTVRTKILKEYYDDNSGRYSQKANLDVEIVIDMFNTVDQYDRVILFSGDGDFERAIELLRSKSTHITVVSTEGMIARELRNVTDKYIDLNDIRDQIEKVDG
- a CDS encoding NAD(P)H-dependent glycerol-3-phosphate dehydrogenase — encoded protein: MTAQPANFSVESVSAASLPKPVPLRPTVNLTVLGAGAWGGTLATLAERNGHRVRRWSRRFHAPIEDSLIGAEILVSAMSIKGVVELAPRLGQIGIDPATILVSATKGLDPETGRTPTQLWRDALPQQAIAVLSGPNLAKEIMQDLPAATVVSSSDAAAAQFVQRVFASERFRVYTNTDPLGTELGGTLKNVIAIAVGVCDGLKLGTNAKSALITRALAEIIRVGTYLGGETDTFFGLSGLGDLLATCNSPLSRNYQVGYQLAQGFSLSRVLADLEGTAEGVNTANVLFDLAQREQIPMPIAHQVYLLLNEQITPQQAVEALMERDLKSED
- a CDS encoding ureidoglycolate lyase gives rise to the protein MPTSVVRQLVVQPISAEAFRPFGQVIFASPDGARFGPEDAQLCLDRGIPRFYIMRLHQRGRQFSRITRHRQCTQCLGALEGKDWFIAVAPPSELDQPELEAIAAFHIPGTCFIKLNLGTWHAGPYFDQDTVDFYNLELSDTNLTDHQTHDFRQSHGIQFELVG